The following are encoded together in the Nitrospiria bacterium genome:
- a CDS encoding enoyl-CoA hydratase-related protein codes for MPRTLIVYQIEDGVATLTLNNPPANALSNALLEELDQAVETLGGKTEAKAVVITGAGKIFAAGADIKEIAEIDTEDRGRRLTARGQAILDRIERLNKPVLAALNGLFCLGGGLELAMACHLRIAGDRVRLGLPEITLGIMPGFGGTQRLPRLVGTAKALELILTGDRIKAEEAREIGLVNEVVPDSEVVNRARAVAKKIAGMGQAAVRAALRAVMEGQTRSLDSGLELESKLFGSLCETADMKEGVKAFLEKRPARFKEA; via the coding sequence ATGCCGCGGACTTTGATCGTATATCAAATTGAAGACGGTGTGGCGACCCTGACGCTGAACAACCCTCCGGCCAATGCCCTGAGCAACGCCCTCCTGGAGGAACTGGACCAGGCCGTCGAGACGTTGGGAGGAAAGACCGAGGCCAAAGCGGTCGTGATCACGGGGGCCGGCAAGATATTCGCGGCCGGGGCCGATATAAAAGAAATTGCCGAAATTGATACCGAGGATCGCGGTCGCCGGCTCACCGCGCGCGGCCAGGCGATCCTGGATCGGATCGAGCGCTTGAACAAACCCGTTCTTGCCGCCCTGAACGGCCTATTTTGCCTGGGCGGGGGGTTGGAATTGGCGATGGCCTGCCACCTCCGGATCGCGGGGGACCGCGTCCGGCTGGGCCTTCCCGAAATCACCCTCGGGATCATGCCCGGTTTCGGCGGAACCCAGCGCTTGCCCCGACTGGTGGGGACCGCCAAGGCGCTGGAACTGATCCTGACGGGCGATCGAATCAAGGCCGAAGAGGCCCGGGAGATCGGGCTGGTCAATGAGGTGGTTCCGGATTCCGAAGTCGTGAATCGGGCGCGCGCGGTGGCCAAAAAAATCGCCGGGATGGGTCAAGCGGCGGTGCGTGCGGCGCTGAGGGCCGTCATGGAAGGACAGACGCGGTCCCTGGACTCCGGATTGGAATTGGAATCGAAATTGTTCGGTTCGCTTTGCGAGACGGCCGATATGAAGGAGGGCGTCAAGGCGTTTCTGGAGAAGCGTCCGGCCCGATTCAAGGAAGCGTGA